CTTCCCCGCGCCCCGGTGCTTTCACCCGCCTGGCCGACGCCGTTGCGCAGGTGCGTCGGTACGGCGTCGTGCGCGTGCTGCCGGGTGTCTATCGGGAACCCACCGTCGTGGTGCGCCAGCCGCTCACGTTGCTGGGGGACTCGGGTGCGGTGCTCGACGGTGAAGGAGAGCGGGAGTTGCTCGTGGTCGCGGCCGATTCGGTGACCGTGCGCGGGCTCACGTTCCGCAACACCGGGACCAGTCAGGCCACCGATCGCGCGGCCCTGCGCGTGGTGGAAGCCGCCGGATGTCTCATCGACGGCAATCGTTTCGAAGCCACGCTCTTCGGCATCTATCTGCAGCGGGCCAGCTACTGTCTCGTGCGCCGCAATCATCTGCGGGGACTCACCGGTTCACAGACGGTGACAGGCAACGGGTTGCACAGCTGGTCGAGTCACCATGTGGTCTTCGAGGAGAACGTCATCGAAGGCCATCGGGACGGCATCTACTTCGAATTCACCGTGGGCGGGGTGGCGCGGCGCAATGTGAGCGTGCACAGCCGCCGTTACGGTCTGCACTTCATGTTCTCCGATTCCTGCCTGTACGAAGGCAATGAATTCCGCGACAACGAGTCGGGGGTGGCGGTGATGTACGCCAAGGCGGTGCACATCAACGACAACCGCTTCGTGCACAACCGCGGCAGCGCGGCGTACGGGTTGCTGCTCAAGGAGATCAGCGACAGCGAGGTGCGGCGGAATCTCTTCATCGACAACTCGGTGGGCCTCCACATGGAGGGAGCCAACCGCAATCAGGTCACCGACAACGATTTCGTGCGGAATGGCTGGGCCGTGCGTGTGCTGGCCGACGCGCAGGACAATCTCCTCGAAGGCAACGGTTTCCAGGGGAATGTGTTCGACGTGGGCACCAACAGCCGCCGGAGCTACAGCACGTTTCGCGGCAACTGGTGGGACCGCTACCGCGGCTACGATCTGAACCGGGATGGCCGTGGCGATGTGCCGCACATGCCGGTCCGGCTCTTCGCCCTGCTGGTGGAGCAATCGCCGTCGGCACTGGTGCTCGTCCGTTCGCTGCTCGTCGATCTGCTCGATGTCGCCGAACGCGTGGTTCCCACGCTCACGCCGGCCGCGTTGCGTGACGAAGCGCCGCTCATGCACGCCCCCCGGAGACTGCCATGAACGGCAACGGTCTTTCACATTCGCCGTCTTCCTCGTCCACGCCGCTCGTTTCGGTGCGGGCGCTGCGCAAACAGTATGCGCGGCACACCGTGCTGCACGACATCACGCTCGATATCCATCGGGGCGCGGTGACAGCCGTCATCGGCCCCAACGGCGCGGGCAAGACCACCCTGAACAAGTCCATTCTCGGACTCGTGCGCCCCGACGGCGGCCACATCCTGTTCGATGGACAGGACACGGCCGGTCGCATCGATCACCGGGCGCGCATCGGCTACATGCCGCAACTCGCGCGGTACCCGGAGACGTTCACCGGTCGTGATGTCCTCGGCCTGCTCTCCGATCTGCGCGGCGATGCGACCGTGCGCGACACCGCGCTCGTCGACGCGTTCGAACTCGAACGGTTCCTCGATCAGCCGGCGCGGGCACTGAGCGGTGGCCAACGTCAGCGCATCAATGCGGCAGCGGCGTTTCTCTTCGCTCCCGATCTGCTGTTGCTGGACGAACCCACGGCGGGACTCGATCCGGTCGCCAGCGGCATTCTGAAGCGCGCCATCCGTCGCGCACGCGATGCCGGCCGCGCCGTCGTGATCACCTCGCACATCCTGAGTGAGCTGCAGGAGCTCGCCGATACGATCGTCTTCCTGCACGACGGCCGGGTGGCCTGGCACGGCGCCGTGTCGTCGCTGCTGGCGGACACCGGCGCGCCGTCACTCGAAGAAGCCATCGCCCATCTCATGCAGCGGGGAGCAGCACCCCTCGCCGAGCGAGTGTCCCCATGATTGCCGACCTGGTGCTCACCACATATCGCCCGACTTCCACCAGCGTGTCCGTCCCCCCGGCGCCCTCGGTCGTGTGGACCGTGCTGCGACAGGAATGGCGCAGCGTCCGCCGCAACCGCGGCGTCGTGCTCTTCACCATCGGCACGCTGCTCCTCACCGAAAGTGTCCTCCGGCTCACCGGGTCCGCCGAACGCGCGCTGGTCTCGCTGCTGAATCTGGTGCTGTTCGTCGTGCCGCTCGTCACGATGATGCTGGGCATCATCGGATGGCATGGCGCCCGCGAGTTCACCGAACTGCTGCTCACGCAGCCGGTGCGCCGCACGCGGCTCTTTCTCGCGTTGTATCTCGCGCAGGTGCTGCCACTCGCGGCCGGCTTTGCCGTGGGGGTGGCGTTCCCGCTGGTGTGGCATCGCACGCTCGACACGGCGGTGATGCCGCTGGCGCTGAGCACCATCGGCGGTGGCGTGGCCCTGACCTTCGTGTTCGGCGGTCTGGCCCTGCTGATCGGCATCCGCATCGACGACCGCCTGCGCAGCGTCGTGACCGGCCTGATGGTCTGGCTGCTGCTCAGCGTGGGATATGACGCGCTGGTCCTGCTGGTCTCCACCACCTTTGCCGACTACGCGCTGGAGCGTCCGATGCTCGCGCTGATGCTGGGCAATCCGGTGGATCTCGCCCGCTCCATCATCGTGCTGCACAGCGATACCGCTGCGCTCATGGGGTACACCGGCGCCGTCCTCAGCCGGTTCCTTGGCACGCCCCTGGGGACACTCTCGGCCGCGATCGGCCTGCTGCTCTGGATACTCATTCCGGCGCTGTTCGCCCGTCGCGCCTTCGACACCCGCGATTTCTGACGTCCGCTCCGCCGTTTCCACGACAGCGATTTCCATCAGATCCTTTCAGAGGCACTGCACCATGCGTCCGCTCCTTTCGACCTCCCCGCTCTCCATGACCCGCACCACGGTCCGCCGCGCCGGCGCTCTGCTCTTCACCTGTCTGTCGCTGGCCGCGTGCGGCGGCGACGGCGGCAACACCGCGGGCGGCAATGCCACGGGCGACGCCGGCACACCATCGGGCACGGCATCGGGCGCCACGTCTGCGCCCAAGCCGACCGGCAATTCGGTGACCATCGAGATGATCACCGACGACAGCGGCAACTACTTCAAGCCCAAGAGTGTCACGGTCAAGCCGGGCGATGTGCTCAAGTTCGTGCTGGTCACCGGCGTGCACAACGTACACTTCCTCCCCGACTCGAATGCCAACGCGGCCAACCTGCCGCCGATGTCGGCGTTCGCGCAGCTGCCCGGGCAGTCCATCGACATTCCCGTGACCATGGGCCCCGGCACGTACTACTTCCAGTGTGATCCGCATGCCATGCTCGGCATGGTGGGTCATGTGATCGTCGAGCCGTAAGCAGAACGCTGGCCGTGCCGATCGACGCAACGATCGGCACGGCCAGCGACAAATCGGACGACACATCGTCCGGCGTATCGACGGAGATCTCGATACGCCGGTCGATCACATCGTGACGTCGGAGGCCGGTGGATACCGACGTCCCCGCCAGGCCCTGGGCGTGCGCGCCATGCTCAGCGTGAGCCGATACGCCGCCGCGCCATCGGCCAGCCAGGAGCACCAATAGGCGATACCCCGTACCGCGTAGCTGCCACGCAGCGCGGACAGCATCGACAGCCGCACCAGCAGCGCCGTGCCATTGACCGTGAGGAGCGCGACCTGCAGCCAGTGGGGCATATCGGGCCAGGCGCTCGCGCCCCATGCATGTCCGCCGGTGCACAGGGCCATCAGCACGAGCACCGGCAATGGCAATGCCTGCACCAGCCACACGAGCAGCACGTCCATCCATCCACGGGTGCGCGACGTGGCGTCCTTGAGATCGAAGCTGCGCCCCCACTCGCGCCACATCTCACGCAGGCCGTCGTACGCGTGCACCTGGATGATGCGTGAGCCGTCCAGAAACCCCACCCGCGCGCCCTCCGCGGCAAGATGTCGCGCCAGCGTGACGTCGTCGCTGAACGAACCACGCGCGGCGGCATAGCCCCCATGCGCCTCGAGCACGGCACGGCGCACCAGAAAACACTGCCCGTTGGCGAGCACCCGGTCGGGAGGCTGCTCCGCACCGGCCGCGCCCGTGCGATACACCAGCGTCACCAGCATGGCCGGTTGCACGAAGCGTTCAGCCACGCGCTGTCCGGTGAATTGTGGGGAGAAGCTGGCGACATCGTAGCGTCCCTCTTCGGCCGCATCGATCACCGCACCCACGAGCCCGGGCGCGGGAATGGTGTCGGCGTCGATACCCAGGATCCAATCGCCCTGTGCGGCCCGCCGTCCCGTCTCGAGCGCCCACACCTTGCCCACCCACCCTGCCGGCAACGGATCGTCGGTGAGCAGTCGGATGCGGGCATCCCGACGTGCGGCCGCCTGCACCAGTTCACGTGTGCCGTCGTCGGACCGACTGTCCACCACCAGCACTTCGAGCAACGGACAGTCCTGCTGCATGAGTCCTTCGAGACAGGGCCCGATACGGCGCGCTTCATTGAGCGTGGCCACGATGACGCTGACGGTGGTGTCGATGCGCGGCATCGGACGCGGTGGCACCGGAGGCCGACGGTGCCGACCCGGTGCGAGGCGCGCCACCAGCACCATCAGCATCGCCGTCTGCACGATCATGAACACCACGGCCGCAGTCAGTATCACCGGCGACCCGGCAGAAGAGATCGGAGGCATGGCGGAAGGAGTGTCCGGAGCATGGTCGGAAGGTGGCGAGCCTGCGGATCCGGGGGTAGGCTCCTGCATGCGCCCACCTGCCCCTGCTTCCGCCTCCGCGGCCTGACGACGCCGGATGGATACCGCCCTCACGCGTCAGACGGGCATTCGTGTCCCGCTGATCTGCGGTCCGATGTATCCGTGCAGCAATCCGGAACTCGTGGCCGCCGTCAGCAAGGCCGGCGGGCTGGGCGTCGTGCAGCCCATCTCGCTCACCTACGTGCATGGGTGGGAATTCCGCGAAGGCCTGCGCCATATCCATGCGCTCAGCGGCGGTGCGCCCATCGGATTCAACGCGCTCATCGAGGCGTCCAGCAAGACCTATCACAACCGCATGGTGCGATGGGTGGAGACCGCGCTCGAAGAGGGCGTGCGGTTCTTCCTCACCTCTCTTGGCAACCCTCGCTGGGTGGCCGACCGGGTGCATGCGGCCGGCGGTGTGGTGTACCACGACATCACCGAGCGCAAATGGGCGCTCAAGGGACGTGATGGCGGCGTGGATGGCCTCGTCGCGGTGAACAATCGGGCCGGCGGACATGCGGGCTCGCGCGACCCACGCGCGCTGCTCGACGAGGTGGCCGATCTCGGCCTGCCCGTGGTGGCGGCCGGCGGTGTGGGTGAAGCGGCGCAGTTCTGTGCCCTGCTCGATATGGGCTACGTCGGCGTGCAACTCGGCACGCGTTTCATCGCCACGACCGAATGCAACGCCGATCCGCGCTACAAGCAGGCCATCGTGGATGCCTCGGCGCGAGATGTGGTGCTCACCGAGCGGTTGACCGGCGTGCCGGTGGCCGTTCTGCGCACGCCCTATGTCGAGAAGCTGGGCACCACGGTAGGTCCTCTTTCGCGGATGCTCTTCCGCGGTCGCCGTACGAAACACTGGATCCGCACCTGGTACGCATTACGATCGCTGCGTCAGCTCAAGCGATCGAGTATCGAAGGGGTGTCGCAGGACTACTGGCAGGCCGGTCGCAGTGTGGATGCCATTCACGACATCCGTCCGGCTGCCGAGATCGTCGATACGTTCGCCGCGGCCTGCAATGCACAGCATGCGACACAGCATGCGACACAGCATGCCGCGCAGCGTGCTGTGCCGCACAATGCACCGCACGCCGCTCCCTGACCTTTCTCCCCGTCTCACGATGCCGACTTCCCTCCCGCGGCGTCCCGCATTCCGTCTCGCGCTGACCACACTGCGTCTCGCGCTGGGTGTCGTGGCCGTATTGCCTGCATCGATCATGGCGCAGGCCACCGCCGCGGCCCCGCGGTCTGCTGCGCCGGCAAGAATGAACGCATCCCCGGGCTCACGCTTGACGCTGCGCGGACTTCGTGCCCCCGTCACGCTCACGCGCGACAGCGCCGGCATCGTACACATCGACGCGAAGAACGAACACGACCTGTTCTTCGCGCAAGGGTACAGCGCCGCCCGCGACCGCCTGTTCCAACTCGAGCTGTGGCGACGACAGGCCACGGGCACGATGGCCGAAGCACTGGGTCCGCGATGGGTCGCGCGTGATCGAGCGGCACGACTGCTCATGTACCGCGGCTCGATGGCCACCGAACTGGCGCACTATCATCCGCGTGGGGCGTCCATCATCCAGGCGTTCGTGGACGGTGTGAATGCGTACGTGGATCAGGTGCGACGTGACACCACGCTGATGCCTCCCGATCTCAAGGCGCTCGGCATCCAGCCGGGACGTTGGACTCCCGCCGTGGTGGTGTCGCGTCACAATGCTCTTGCCTCCAACGCCAAGGACGAACCCAGCAACGCGCGCGCCGTGCGTCTGCTCGGCGAGGAGGCCGTGCGCCGTCGCAAACGGTTCGAGCCGGAGAACGCACGGCTCGCGATCGACTCCGCGGTGGCGCGTCTGGTCGGTGCGGTGGCCGATGGTCCGATCTTCGCCGACTACGACGGTTCGCGCAGCACCCCATCGTTCCGCGCCGAGGAGGTGGCCACTTCATGGCGACGCAGCGGTCCGGCGGTCGAGACGCGCGACACCGAGGTGGAGCGGTGGGAGAGCAACAACTGGGTCATTGCCGGATCCCGTACGGCGAGCGGCAAACCCATCGTGGCCAACGATCCGCATCGCACCATTGCCGTGCCATCGCTGCGATACATGGTGCATCTCAAGGCCCCGGGCTGGGATGTCATCGGTGGCGGCGAACCGGCCATTCCGGGTGTGGCCATCGGGCACAACCGGCATGGCGCGTGGGGGCTCACCATCTTCGGCATCGACGCCGAGGATCTGTATGTGTACGAACTCGATCCGTCCAATGTGGGCGCGTACCGCTATGGCAACGGCTTCGAGCGCATGCGCACCATCGTGGATACCATCCGGGTACGCGGGGCCGCACCGGTGCCGGTGACGCTCGCATTCACGCGGCATGGACCGGTGTTGTACGTGGACAGTGTCCGACATCAGGCCGCGGCGTTGCGCGCGGCGTGGCTGGAACCGGGCAGTGCACCGTATCTGGCCAGTCTGCGTCTCGATCAGGCGCGCAACTGGACCGAAGCGCGTGCGGCGTTGTCCTACGCGCGCATGCCCGCGCTCAACTGGATCTGGGCCGACACCAGTGGCGCCATCGGCTGGCAGACGGCGGCCATCGCGCCCGTGCGTCCCAACTGGGACGGTCTCGTGCCGGTGCCGGGTGACGGACGTTTCGAATGGAAGGGATTCCTGCCCATTCCCGAGCTGCCGCACGAGAGTTCGCCGGCCCGTGGGTACGTGGGTACGGCCAATGCGTTCAACGTACCATCGTCGTATCCGCGTTTCGATGCGCTCGCGCGCACCTGGGCCGATCCGTTCCGGCGCGATCGTCTGCTCGAAGTGCTCGACACCACGCGCAAAGCCACCGTGGCCAGCAGTGGCGCGCTGCAGTACGACGAGATGTCCCTGCCCGCGCGGGCGCTCGTGCCTCTCCTGACGCCGCTCACGTTTGCCTCGCCCGCGGTGGCGGCGGCGCGTGACACGATGTTGCGGTGGAACCGGTTCATGAACGCCACCTCCCGCGGCGCGGCGCTCTACGCAGCCTGGGAACGGCGACTCTCGTCCATCACGGCCGAGGTGGCGGTGCCCCGTGCGGCCCGGTCTGTCATCCGCACGGTACCACTCGCCCGCACCGTGCAATGGCTCACACAGCCGGACTCACTGCTGGGCACCAATCCCGCCGCCACACGCGATTCCATTCTGCGGCATGCGTTCGAGGATGCCGTGTCCGACGTCACGCGGCGCTTCGGCACCGACATGACGACCTGGCGATACGGGGATCCAAAGTTCCACTTCGCGCGTATCAGTCACGTGCTCGATCCGCTCGTGCACGACTCGGTGCGTGCCCGGCTCTCTCCCGGGCCTCTGCCGCGCGGTGGGTATGCGAACACGCTGCACGCCACCGGTAACACCGACAATCAGGGGCATGGTGCGAGCCTGCGTGTGGTCATCGATCTGGCCGATTGGGACGCTGCCCGCGTCACCAATTCGCCGGGCCAGAGTGGTGATCCGCGCAGTCCGTTCTATGCCAACCTCTTTCCCCTGTGGGCCAGCGGGACGTTCGTGCCGCTGCCCTACAGTCCCGCCGCGATCGGCGCGTACACCGCCGAGGTCGTGCATCTCTCTCCGCAACGGTAGCCCCGAGGTTCAACCATGGTCCCGCTCCATCTTCCCATCGCCGTGCTTGGCGCCATGCTGTCCACCACGACGCCCGATCTGCCGGCGTTCCCCGCCCTGCAGCAGGACATGTCGTTCTTCATCACCAGTGTGGGCTCCGGTAACGGCGCCAATCTGGGTGGTATCGAAGGCGCCGACCGGCATTGCGCCACGCTCGCCGAAGCGGCGGGTGTGCGCGGCAAGACGTGGCACGCCTATCTGAGTCAGCAGGCCGTTGGTGGCAAGCCGGCCATCAATGCCCGCGATCGCATCGGCAAGGGGCCGTGGAAGAACGTGAAGGGTGTGGTGGTGGCAACGAGCGTGGATGATCTCCACAGCGACAACAACAAGTTGTCCAAGGAGAACAGCCTCACGGAAAAGGGCACCATGGTGAACGGACGGGGTGACACCCCCAACACGCACGACATCCTCACCGGTTCCACGCTGGATGGACGTGTCTCGACCGATGCCGGCGACAGCACATGCAGCAACTGGACGAGCAGCGCGGAGAGCGGCAGTGCTCTCCTGGGCCACCATGACCGACAGGGTGGTGGTGCGAATCCCACCTCGTGGAACTCGTCACATGCCTCACGCGGGTGTGGTCAGGAGAACCTGCGTGCGACGGGGGGAGCGGGACTGTTCTACTGTTTCGCGGTGTAGTGGGATGTCATCGGATGTAGTCACATGGCATAGCCACGGGACATTCACGGAGACCCGCGCGTAAGCACGCGCTTGCGTGGATCGTGTGCACGGCCTGGTGTCCAGCCTGCGCATTTGCCTGAGAAGCTGCAGTCGTATCGCCGCGGTACCGACAGGGAAATCCCGATGGTCGGTGCCGCGGCGGTTTCATATGCTGAAGTATGCTCTTGCCCCGAACATATCCTCTGGGAGGCGGAATGAGACTCGATGGAAAGGTCGTGGTCATCACCGGCGCGGCGTCCGGTATGGGACGTGCCATGGCGGAACGTTTCGCCCAGGAAGGGGCCCGGGTCATCGCGGGCGATCGCAATACCGAGCGGCTGCGCGAAGTGGCAGAGGCCGTACGCGCCACAGGCGGCCAGATCACCGCGGTCACCGGTGACATCGGTGATCGCGCCGATGCCGAGCGTCTCGTCGATACCGCCATCGTCGTGCATGGTCGCATCGACGTGCTCGTGAACAACGCCGGCATCATGGACTACATGGCGGGCGTGGGCGAACTCTCCGACGAGGTGTGGCAGCGCGTCTTGCGTGTGAATCTCGACGGGCCCATGTACACGAGCCGGCGCGCCGTGATCGCCATGCTCGCGCAGGGCGGTGGCTCCATCGTCAATCTCGCCTCGACGGCGGCATTGAGCGGGGGGGCGGCCGGTGCCGCCTACACCACCAGCAAACACGCGGTACTCGGGCTCACACGCAGCACGGCGTGGATGTACGCCATGCGCGGCATCCGCTGCAACGCCATCTGTCCCGGCGCCACAAAAACCAATATCGCCGAAAGCATGCCCGCCGATCGTCTCGAACCAACGGGCGCCGCGCGTGCCGGCGCGTTCGCGATGCTCATTCCGGCGCAGCTCGATGCCGCCGACATCGCCAACCTCGCGCTGTTCCTCGCGTCCGACGAGGCGCGCCATATCAACGGCGCCATCATCACCGCTGACGGCGGCTGGAAGGCGTTGTGACACCCCGCCCCGCTGACGAGCGACTGCTCGACTGGTTCGACGCGTTCACCCGCGATGATCTCGCGCTGGTCGGCGGAAAGAACGCTTCGCTCGGTGAGATGCTCGGTCACCTCGGCACGCTCGACATTCGCGTGCCCGACGGCTTTGCCAT
The nucleotide sequence above comes from Gemmatimonas aurantiaca. Encoded proteins:
- a CDS encoding nitrous oxide reductase family maturation protein NosD: MRTHTEMLGGMRAEVRLDARGQVPLGVPLLARAITMARQLFIMMLLALGALFVLAPHVEAQQVRGTSGTSGTTGTIGSMDTAWVSPSPRPGAFTRLADAVAQVRRYGVVRVLPGVYREPTVVVRQPLTLLGDSGAVLDGEGERELLVVAADSVTVRGLTFRNTGTSQATDRAALRVVEAAGCLIDGNRFEATLFGIYLQRASYCLVRRNHLRGLTGSQTVTGNGLHSWSSHHVVFEENVIEGHRDGIYFEFTVGGVARRNVSVHSRRYGLHFMFSDSCLYEGNEFRDNESGVAVMYAKAVHINDNRFVHNRGSAAYGLLLKEISDSEVRRNLFIDNSVGLHMEGANRNQVTDNDFVRNGWAVRVLADAQDNLLEGNGFQGNVFDVGTNSRRSYSTFRGNWWDRYRGYDLNRDGRGDVPHMPVRLFALLVEQSPSALVLVRSLLVDLLDVAERVVPTLTPAALRDEAPLMHAPRRLP
- a CDS encoding ABC transporter ATP-binding protein, giving the protein MNGNGLSHSPSSSSTPLVSVRALRKQYARHTVLHDITLDIHRGAVTAVIGPNGAGKTTLNKSILGLVRPDGGHILFDGQDTAGRIDHRARIGYMPQLARYPETFTGRDVLGLLSDLRGDATVRDTALVDAFELERFLDQPARALSGGQRQRINAAAAFLFAPDLLLLDEPTAGLDPVASGILKRAIRRARDAGRAVVITSHILSELQELADTIVFLHDGRVAWHGAVSSLLADTGAPSLEEAIAHLMQRGAAPLAERVSP
- a CDS encoding ABC transporter permease subunit, with product MIADLVLTTYRPTSTSVSVPPAPSVVWTVLRQEWRSVRRNRGVVLFTIGTLLLTESVLRLTGSAERALVSLLNLVLFVVPLVTMMLGIIGWHGAREFTELLLTQPVRRTRLFLALYLAQVLPLAAGFAVGVAFPLVWHRTLDTAVMPLALSTIGGGVALTFVFGGLALLIGIRIDDRLRSVVTGLMVWLLLSVGYDALVLLVSTTFADYALERPMLALMLGNPVDLARSIIVLHSDTAALMGYTGAVLSRFLGTPLGTLSAAIGLLLWILIPALFARRAFDTRDF
- a CDS encoding plastocyanin/azurin family copper-binding protein, which encodes MRPLLSTSPLSMTRTTVRRAGALLFTCLSLAACGGDGGNTAGGNATGDAGTPSGTASGATSAPKPTGNSVTIEMITDDSGNYFKPKSVTVKPGDVLKFVLVTGVHNVHFLPDSNANAANLPPMSAFAQLPGQSIDIPVTMGPGTYYFQCDPHAMLGMVGHVIVEP
- a CDS encoding glycosyltransferase family 2 protein — encoded protein: MILTAAVVFMIVQTAMLMVLVARLAPGRHRRPPVPPRPMPRIDTTVSVIVATLNEARRIGPCLEGLMQQDCPLLEVLVVDSRSDDGTRELVQAAARRDARIRLLTDDPLPAGWVGKVWALETGRRAAQGDWILGIDADTIPAPGLVGAVIDAAEEGRYDVASFSPQFTGQRVAERFVQPAMLVTLVYRTGAAGAEQPPDRVLANGQCFLVRRAVLEAHGGYAAARGSFSDDVTLARHLAAEGARVGFLDGSRIIQVHAYDGLREMWREWGRSFDLKDATSRTRGWMDVLLVWLVQALPLPVLVLMALCTGGHAWGASAWPDMPHWLQVALLTVNGTALLVRLSMLSALRGSYAVRGIAYWCSWLADGAAAYRLTLSMARTPRAWRGRRYPPASDVTM
- a CDS encoding nitronate monooxygenase translates to MDTALTRQTGIRVPLICGPMYPCSNPELVAAVSKAGGLGVVQPISLTYVHGWEFREGLRHIHALSGGAPIGFNALIEASSKTYHNRMVRWVETALEEGVRFFLTSLGNPRWVADRVHAAGGVVYHDITERKWALKGRDGGVDGLVAVNNRAGGHAGSRDPRALLDEVADLGLPVVAAGGVGEAAQFCALLDMGYVGVQLGTRFIATTECNADPRYKQAIVDASARDVVLTERLTGVPVAVLRTPYVEKLGTTVGPLSRMLFRGRRTKHWIRTWYALRSLRQLKRSSIEGVSQDYWQAGRSVDAIHDIRPAAEIVDTFAAACNAQHATQHATQHAAQRAVPHNAPHAAP
- a CDS encoding penicillin acylase family protein, with the translated sequence MPTSLPRRPAFRLALTTLRLALGVVAVLPASIMAQATAAAPRSAAPARMNASPGSRLTLRGLRAPVTLTRDSAGIVHIDAKNEHDLFFAQGYSAARDRLFQLELWRRQATGTMAEALGPRWVARDRAARLLMYRGSMATELAHYHPRGASIIQAFVDGVNAYVDQVRRDTTLMPPDLKALGIQPGRWTPAVVVSRHNALASNAKDEPSNARAVRLLGEEAVRRRKRFEPENARLAIDSAVARLVGAVADGPIFADYDGSRSTPSFRAEEVATSWRRSGPAVETRDTEVERWESNNWVIAGSRTASGKPIVANDPHRTIAVPSLRYMVHLKAPGWDVIGGGEPAIPGVAIGHNRHGAWGLTIFGIDAEDLYVYELDPSNVGAYRYGNGFERMRTIVDTIRVRGAAPVPVTLAFTRHGPVLYVDSVRHQAAALRAAWLEPGSAPYLASLRLDQARNWTEARAALSYARMPALNWIWADTSGAIGWQTAAIAPVRPNWDGLVPVPGDGRFEWKGFLPIPELPHESSPARGYVGTANAFNVPSSYPRFDALARTWADPFRRDRLLEVLDTTRKATVASSGALQYDEMSLPARALVPLLTPLTFASPAVAAARDTMLRWNRFMNATSRGAALYAAWERRLSSITAEVAVPRAARSVIRTVPLARTVQWLTQPDSLLGTNPAATRDSILRHAFEDAVSDVTRRFGTDMTTWRYGDPKFHFARISHVLDPLVHDSVRARLSPGPLPRGGYANTLHATGNTDNQGHGASLRVVIDLADWDAARVTNSPGQSGDPRSPFYANLFPLWASGTFVPLPYSPAAIGAYTAEVVHLSPQR
- a CDS encoding glucose 1-dehydrogenase → MRLDGKVVVITGAASGMGRAMAERFAQEGARVIAGDRNTERLREVAEAVRATGGQITAVTGDIGDRADAERLVDTAIVVHGRIDVLVNNAGIMDYMAGVGELSDEVWQRVLRVNLDGPMYTSRRAVIAMLAQGGGSIVNLASTAALSGGAAGAAYTTSKHAVLGLTRSTAWMYAMRGIRCNAICPGATKTNIAESMPADRLEPTGAARAGAFAMLIPAQLDAADIANLALFLASDEARHINGAIITADGGWKAL